One Sinorhizobium arboris LMG 14919 genomic region harbors:
- the fixL gene encoding PAS domain S-box protein codes for MQSKGIVEGTRLARSLIRWQFERASAYILATAAVLSVVALRVASWEFLGGTAMLLSFTPPILLVAIGGGPGPVTFAAGLSLAAAITLRQFENAPGMSAVELVFFAVATLLIIALAELLAAVRRALDSTEDVVKARDAHLRSILDTVPDATVVSATDGTIVSFNAAAVRQFGYAEEEVIGENLRILMPEPYRHDHDGYMRRYLRTGEKRIIGIDRVVSGRRKDGSTFPMKLAVGEMQSGGERFFTGFIRDLTEREESAARLEQIQAELARLARLNEMGEMASTLAHELNQPLSAIANYSHGCTRLLRDIDDTVATRMREALEEVASQSLRAGQIIKHLREFVTKGETEKAPEDIRKLVEEAAALALVGSREQGVRTVFEYLPGAEMVMVDRIQIQQILINLMRNAIEAMRYVERRELTIRTMPADPGEISVVIEDTGGGIPEEIAGQLFKPFVTTKASGMGIGLSISKRIVEAHDGEMTVSKNAAGGATFRFTLPAYVDERIHAND; via the coding sequence GCGACTGCGGCGGTGTTGAGTGTTGTTGCGTTGAGAGTGGCGTCGTGGGAGTTCTTGGGTGGGACCGCCATGCTCCTATCCTTCACCCCGCCGATTCTCCTCGTCGCCATAGGAGGTGGGCCGGGCCCGGTCACCTTCGCAGCCGGGCTGTCGCTTGCCGCAGCAATCACTCTTCGGCAGTTTGAGAACGCCCCCGGTATGAGCGCGGTCGAGTTGGTCTTCTTCGCTGTAGCGACGCTTCTGATCATCGCATTAGCGGAACTGCTTGCGGCAGTGAGGCGGGCGCTGGACAGCACGGAGGACGTCGTAAAGGCCCGCGATGCGCATCTAAGATCCATATTGGATACAGTGCCGGACGCCACAGTGGTGAGTGCCACCGATGGCACTATCGTCTCCTTCAACGCCGCGGCGGTCCGACAGTTTGGCTATGCGGAGGAAGAGGTCATTGGCGAGAACCTGCGCATATTGATGCCTGAACCCTATCGACACGACCATGATGGGTACATGCGGCGTTACCTCAGAACCGGCGAAAAGCGCATCATCGGTATTGATCGCGTCGTGTCCGGGCGGCGTAAAGACGGCTCGACGTTTCCGATGAAGCTCGCAGTCGGGGAGATGCAGTCTGGTGGTGAGCGATTTTTCACGGGCTTCATCCGAGACCTGACGGAGCGGGAGGAGTCCGCCGCCAGGCTCGAGCAAATCCAGGCTGAACTGGCGCGGCTTGCCCGTCTCAACGAGATGGGCGAGATGGCCTCGACACTTGCGCACGAACTGAACCAGCCGTTATCAGCGATCGCCAACTACTCGCATGGCTGTACGCGGCTGCTGCGTGACATAGACGATACCGTCGCAACACGAATGCGCGAAGCGCTCGAGGAGGTGGCGAGCCAGTCACTGCGGGCCGGCCAGATCATCAAACATCTCAGGGAATTCGTAACGAAGGGCGAGACGGAAAAGGCCCCTGAAGACATTCGCAAACTGGTGGAGGAGGCCGCGGCGCTTGCGTTGGTCGGGTCGCGGGAGCAAGGGGTTCGGACCGTATTTGAGTATTTGCCCGGTGCCGAGATGGTAATGGTCGACCGGATCCAGATCCAACAGATCCTCATCAATCTCATGCGCAACGCGATCGAGGCGATGCGCTACGTGGAGCGCCGAGAGCTGACGATCCGCACGATGCCGGCCGATCCGGGCGAGATATCCGTTGTCATTGAGGACACCGGCGGAGGAATTCCCGAGGAAATCGCCGGTCAGCTCTTCAAGCCATTCGTCACTACCAAGGCAAGCGGAATGGGTATCGGACTTTCCATTTCGAAGCGGATCGTCGAAGCGCATGACGGTGAAATGACTGTCTCAAAAAATGCGGCCGGTGGAGCTACTTTCCGATTCACGCTGCCCGCCTATGTAGATGAACGGATCCATGCCAATGACTGA
- the fixJ gene encoding response regulator FixJ produces MTDYTVHIVDDEEAVRKSLAFMLTMSGFAVKMHPSAEAFLAFAPDVRDGVLVTDLRMPEMSGVDLLRNLGERKIKIPSIVITGHGDVPMAVDAMKAGAVDFIEKPFEDSVIIEAIERASEHLMASQDADALSDIQARLETLSERERQVLSAVVAGLPNKSIAYDLDISPRTVEVHRANVMAKMRAKSLPHLVRMALASGFGPS; encoded by the coding sequence ATGACTGACTATACGGTGCACATTGTCGATGACGAAGAGGCGGTAAGGAAGTCGCTGGCCTTCATGCTGACGATGAGTGGCTTTGCGGTTAAAATGCATCCATCGGCCGAGGCCTTCCTCGCCTTCGCACCGGACGTGAGAGACGGGGTTCTCGTGACGGATCTGAGAATGCCGGAGATGTCCGGAGTGGACCTGCTCCGCAATCTCGGCGAGCGCAAGATCAAGATACCTTCAATCGTGATAACCGGTCACGGCGACGTTCCCATGGCGGTAGATGCCATGAAAGCGGGGGCCGTGGATTTCATCGAGAAGCCTTTCGAGGACTCCGTGATCATCGAGGCGATCGAGAGGGCATCGGAACATTTGATGGCTTCGCAGGATGCGGACGCGCTCAGCGACATCCAGGCGAGGCTCGAGACGCTGAGCGAGAGAGAACGCCAGGTGCTCTCGGCGGTGGTAGCAGGCCTTCCCAACAAGTCGATCGCCTACGACCTGGACATCAGCCCGCGCACCGTCGAGGTGCACCGCGCCAACGTGATGGCCAAGATGAGGGCGAAGAGCCTTCCCCATCTCGTTCGAATGGCTCTCGCCTCAGGTTTCGGTCCCTCCTGA